The genomic stretch CGTGAGATGTTTGGAATGGATTTTGTATTTGATGAGATTCCAACTAGCTTAATTCCCTTTGATTTTGATGCTTTTCATAAGCGAACTGAACAGCTTGTAGTAGGGACAACAGACTGCGTAACAGGAAAACCTGTTTATTTTAACAATCATGAGAGCGATTTGCTGACCATCATTCGCGCATCAAGCTCGCTTCCATTTGTGTCAAAGGTAGTGGAATATGGTGGCAAGCAGCTGTTAGACGGAGGAATTAGTGACCCAATTCCGATAAAAAAAGCAGAGAATGACGGATTTAAGAAAAACATTGTGGTGTTAACGCGAAATAAAGGATATCAAAAGAAAAAATCCAGTTCATTCTGGTTTACAAAGCGATATTATCGTAAGTATCCTGGTTTAGTTGATGCATTAGAGAACCGCTATAAGCTTTATAATGATACGCTTGCTTATATTGACGAGCAGGAGGAAGCAGGAAATATATTTGTGATTCGTCCACAGAAGCCATTGGTAGTCGGACGAATGGAGAAAAATCGATCAAAGCTAGACGTTTTATATAAGCAGGGATATGAAGAAGCTGCAGAACAGTATGATAAACTAAAAGAGTGGTTAAAGGACTTTTCGTAGAAAGGAGTACATATAAATGAACCAAGAGGAAGTAATGAAGCAGCTAGATGCTCTCCGTGACGGGGAGATTCAAGAGCTGCACGTGCGTAAAGAGGATTTTTTAGGATTTCAGCCTTTGCTTGTAAGAAGAGAAGATTTCAAGCATTTTCGCGGAGTAGCTGGTCGAGGTGGGCACTTTACGTATTATTATACTGAAACGCCTCGCAGTTAAGTTGAAACGCTAGCTTTCTTGAGCAGACGCTTATATAATGAAGGTAATATGTAGCTATAGGAGGGATTACATGGACGATTTTCGAAAAAGTACAGCACCATTTTATTTTGCAGATTATATATGGAAAGATAAAAATGGACAAATGACATATGGGATGCTGTTAACAAACCGGCCAGCTGACGACCGGGAATACGACCTCCATTCATTATTAGAAGAAGCGTTTGTTGAGCATAAAAAGGTTTCATTAACAACGGTTTATGATAATAGTGAACAGCTACTGTCAGGCTATGTCCTAGATTTATCAGAAGATCAATCTGCGTTTACGTTTATGGATGATACAGGTGCTAAGCTCGTAATTGATTTCTATGATGTTGTAGAAATAGAGCTTGAGGATTAAAGAAGATGAAGCGTGTAAAATTGCGCTTCATCTTTTTTGTTTTGAAAGAAGGAAGAACGCATACAGTGAGGTGTGACTTCCACTCCGAGTAACCCCTTTTCCGACAAGGCTCGGTTTAACCCTTCTCTTAAAATGCAGGGTCTCAGAGCACTCGCTAATCTCATAGGAGTCTCATATCCTCACAATGTCTGGGGAAAGATATAGCTTAGAGTTCTTTTAAACTAATTGCTTCTGTTACTAAATGTAGTTATAGAATAGTTAGATGTGCACCTATTTCTAGAATTGAAATGATTTTGAAGTGAGTCAAAAGTCTGAAAAGGGAAATATAAACAAGGT from Bacillus sp. 1780r2a1 encodes the following:
- a CDS encoding patatin family protein, which encodes MMRNTGLVLEGGGMRGLYTTGVLDYFMEQDLYLPYVIGVSAGACHATSYLSRQVGRSRRANLDYIDDPRYLSLRNYFKTREMFGMDFVFDEIPTSLIPFDFDAFHKRTEQLVVGTTDCVTGKPVYFNNHESDLLTIIRASSSLPFVSKVVEYGGKQLLDGGISDPIPIKKAENDGFKKNIVVLTRNKGYQKKKSSSFWFTKRYYRKYPGLVDALENRYKLYNDTLAYIDEQEEAGNIFVIRPQKPLVVGRMEKNRSKLDVLYKQGYEEAAEQYDKLKEWLKDFS